One Nostoc punctiforme PCC 73102 DNA window includes the following coding sequences:
- a CDS encoding ATP-binding protein, producing MTITANSQLPNVFSQNLESITSKTDGLLPTLGAELVYTQDGAGRYLTFHWQHSELLGLNTEKIVEELNQTQTFAPVDKVNYVERLHRILTSLVPERFQCWFSYHQELFELDLVISPIMPSLGTTATTVLVMGRLVQATLNKKQARVASKTPTQIELALRSQQHQKLVNRITRNIRRTLDLDIIWQQTVDSLGKALRLERCIICPYQPSSSKVKVKAEYRQPELRSMLGLEIDVASEPAFAQALTTLEPVVMEVPGCTESGRQKTLVVATCYQDQANGLVALNWQDECYTLTESELELAKEAADQLGTAIAHATLYEELEVARQKAEEASRLKSEFLANVSHEIRTPLNGMIGFLKLILEGMADDPEEQNQFLAEAHNLSIHLLNIINDILDIAKIEAGKMELTYAPVKLNELFSDVESFMRPQAEMRNLSFRMQMPATSDEIIVQSNYQRLLQVMLNLLGNAIKFTHEGGVTVSADLVLKKSKLQDQQFPGLVRVRVADTGIGVSLDKQDKLFQLFSQVDGSRTRQYGGTGLGLAISQKLVEAMGGEVHFYSLGEGLGSTVTFTVPLYQQPVMVSSSDSDSTDSAVSDSEAFSPL from the coding sequence ATGACTATTACTGCCAATTCCCAATTGCCGAATGTATTTTCCCAAAATCTGGAATCTATTACCAGTAAAACTGATGGCTTATTGCCAACTCTAGGAGCCGAGTTGGTGTATACGCAAGATGGGGCAGGGCGCTATCTGACCTTTCATTGGCAGCACAGCGAACTCCTGGGGTTAAATACCGAAAAAATAGTTGAAGAGCTGAACCAGACGCAAACCTTTGCCCCTGTGGATAAGGTTAATTATGTGGAACGATTGCACCGAATTTTGACAAGTTTGGTGCCAGAAAGGTTTCAGTGTTGGTTTAGCTACCATCAGGAATTATTTGAGTTGGACTTAGTGATTAGTCCGATTATGCCGAGTTTGGGAACAACTGCCACTACAGTTTTAGTTATGGGACGCTTAGTGCAAGCGACACTCAACAAAAAACAAGCGCGTGTGGCATCCAAAACGCCCACACAGATAGAGTTGGCTTTACGTTCACAGCAACATCAAAAACTGGTAAATCGGATTACCAGAAATATTCGCCGGACATTGGATTTAGATATTATTTGGCAGCAAACAGTTGACAGTTTGGGAAAAGCACTGCGGCTAGAGCGCTGTATTATTTGTCCTTATCAGCCCTCTAGCTCAAAAGTAAAAGTGAAGGCTGAGTATCGCCAGCCAGAACTTAGATCAATGCTAGGCTTGGAAATAGATGTAGCTTCTGAGCCTGCCTTTGCTCAGGCTTTGACAACCCTAGAACCAGTTGTGATGGAAGTGCCTGGATGCACAGAGTCTGGGCGGCAGAAAACTTTGGTGGTTGCGACTTGCTATCAAGACCAAGCCAATGGATTGGTTGCCTTAAATTGGCAAGATGAATGCTATACATTAACAGAATCGGAATTAGAGCTAGCAAAAGAAGCAGCAGATCAATTGGGAACTGCGATCGCACATGCTACTTTATATGAAGAATTAGAAGTAGCTCGTCAAAAAGCCGAAGAAGCTTCCCGTCTCAAAAGCGAGTTTCTGGCTAATGTATCCCATGAAATTCGTACTCCCCTCAATGGGATGATTGGCTTCTTAAAGCTGATTTTGGAAGGGATGGCAGATGACCCAGAAGAACAAAACCAATTTTTGGCAGAAGCGCACAACTTATCGATACATCTACTAAATATCATCAACGACATTTTGGACATTGCCAAAATCGAAGCTGGTAAAATGGAGCTAACTTACGCTCCAGTCAAGCTAAATGAGCTATTTAGTGATGTAGAAAGTTTTATGCGTCCCCAAGCAGAAATGAGAAACCTCAGCTTTCGGATGCAAATGCCTGCTACCTCGGATGAAATCATTGTCCAAAGCAACTACCAACGCTTGCTCCAAGTGATGCTGAATTTGCTAGGTAATGCCATCAAATTTACCCATGAAGGTGGTGTCACCGTCAGCGCCGATTTAGTACTCAAAAAATCGAAGCTTCAAGACCAACAATTTCCTGGCTTGGTAAGAGTCCGTGTGGCAGACACAGGCATCGGTGTTTCCCTAGACAAACAAGATAAACTGTTTCAATTATTCTCTCAGGTGGATGGCTCACGCACTCGCCAGTATGGTGGCACAGGTTTAGGACTGGCAATATCTCAGAAGCTAGTTGAAGCAATGGGCGGCGAGGTACATTTTTATAGTCTGGGTGAAGGTCTTGGTTCAACAGTGACATTTACAGTGCCACTATATCAACAACCAGTCATGGTTTCTTCTAGTGATAGCGACTCAACAGACAGTGCTGTTAGCGATAGCGAGGCGTTTAGCCCGTTATGA
- a CDS encoding serine/threonine-protein kinase, producing the protein MICCLNPDCLNPLNPNGKKFCQSCSTPLVSLLRNRFRVIRVLSDEGGFGRTYLSEDVDKLNERCVIKQLAPKFQGTWSQKKAMELFAEEAQRLQDLGEHPQIPTLIAYFEQEGCLYLVQQFINGDNLLKELQQRKGYNARDIQSILLDLLPILKFIHDRKVIHRDIKPENIIRHKSDGRLSLIDFGSSKQFTAKVQHKSGTSIGSHGYSPLEQIRDGKAFPASDLFGLGATCFHLLTGTSPFQLWMESGYAWVSNWREYLRSPLNTELDFVIDKLLKKDIHERYQSADEVLKDLTPKQLLALPPAGKSSGKIPATQAPSLPKSYPLLRTLILVSAFILLFGFQESWYKNFRRIQTSLVSRLSQHNNSGKDDVLLGQPPKITLGKVSLANTLQGHENSVLSVAISPDGKTIASSGGDGIIKLWNLSIGKEISSLNAYSQQVNTVVISPDGKTLVSASDDSTIKIWNLATGKQIRTLTGHSDSVRALAISADSETLVSGSDDNTIKIWDLATGEQIRTLVGHTFWVRSVAISPDSVILASGSFDKTIKIWNLTKGYSIRTLEGNYQTVTAVAISPDGKILASASRDRTIKLWDLLTGKEIRTLAGHANTVTTVAFSADGKIIASGSRDRAIKLWNSATGEEILTLTGHTNTVTSVAFSPDSKTLVSGSEDNTIKIWRLSQ; encoded by the coding sequence ATGATCTGCTGCTTAAATCCCGATTGCCTAAATCCCCTGAATCCCAATGGAAAGAAGTTTTGCCAAAGTTGTAGCACCCCGTTGGTGTCACTTTTAAGAAATCGCTTCCGTGTCATCCGAGTCCTTTCAGATGAGGGGGGATTTGGCAGAACCTATCTATCAGAAGATGTCGATAAACTCAATGAACGCTGTGTTATCAAGCAATTAGCTCCTAAGTTCCAAGGAACTTGGTCGCAAAAAAAGGCGATGGAATTGTTTGCCGAAGAAGCGCAGCGACTACAAGACCTTGGGGAACATCCCCAAATTCCGACTTTAATAGCTTACTTTGAGCAAGAGGGCTGCCTATATTTAGTGCAGCAGTTTATCAATGGCGATAATTTGTTAAAGGAGTTGCAGCAGCGCAAGGGGTATAACGCTAGGGATATTCAATCTATTTTGCTAGATTTATTGCCCATCCTGAAATTTATCCACGATCGCAAAGTCATTCATCGGGATATCAAGCCAGAAAATATTATCCGCCATAAAAGTGATGGGCGATTAAGTCTGATTGATTTTGGTTCCTCAAAGCAATTCACCGCAAAAGTTCAGCACAAGTCTGGCACATCCATTGGTTCACATGGTTATTCTCCCTTAGAACAAATTAGAGATGGTAAAGCTTTCCCTGCCAGTGACTTGTTCGGTTTAGGCGCTACCTGCTTTCATCTGCTAACGGGAACTTCCCCCTTTCAGTTGTGGATGGAATCGGGGTACGCCTGGGTGAGTAATTGGCGGGAATATTTGCGGAGTCCATTAAATACTGAGTTGGATTTTGTCATCGACAAACTTTTAAAAAAAGATATCCATGAACGTTACCAGTCAGCCGATGAAGTTCTCAAAGACTTAACTCCAAAACAACTCCTTGCCCTACCACCAGCTGGTAAGTCATCTGGAAAAATCCCCGCAACTCAAGCCCCATCTTTACCAAAAAGTTATCCTTTGCTGAGAACTTTAATTTTGGTAAGTGCTTTTATTCTGTTGTTCGGGTTCCAAGAATCTTGGTATAAAAATTTTCGGCGGATTCAAACCAGTTTAGTTTCTAGGCTGAGTCAGCATAATAATTCTGGCAAAGATGACGTGCTTTTAGGTCAACCACCAAAGATTACTTTGGGTAAGGTTTCCTTAGCTAACACCCTCCAAGGACATGAAAACTCGGTTTTATCCGTCGCCATCAGCCCCGACGGTAAAACCATTGCCAGCAGTGGGGGCGATGGCATAATCAAACTTTGGAATCTCTCAATTGGGAAAGAAATATCTTCACTCAATGCCTATTCTCAGCAGGTGAATACGGTAGTAATTAGCCCAGATGGGAAAACTCTGGTAAGTGCCAGTGATGACAGCACCATCAAAATTTGGAATTTAGCAACAGGAAAACAAATTCGCACTCTTACAGGGCATTCTGACTCAGTTCGTGCCCTAGCGATCAGCGCTGATAGCGAGACTCTGGTGAGTGGTAGTGATGACAACACCATCAAAATCTGGGATTTAGCCACAGGAGAGCAAATTCGGACACTGGTAGGGCATACATTCTGGGTGCGATCGGTAGCCATCAGTCCCGATAGCGTGATTCTTGCTAGTGGCAGTTTTGACAAGACGATCAAAATCTGGAATCTGACAAAAGGGTACTCAATCCGCACACTAGAGGGAAATTATCAAACAGTAACAGCTGTAGCTATTAGCCCAGATGGGAAAATTTTAGCCAGTGCTAGCCGCGATCGCACTATTAAACTTTGGGATCTACTGACGGGAAAAGAAATTCGCACACTGGCAGGCCACGCCAACACAGTCACAACCGTAGCCTTCAGTGCCGATGGTAAAATTATTGCCAGTGGTAGCCGCGATCGCGCCATCAAACTCTGGAATTCGGCCACAGGAGAAGAAATTCTCACATTAACAGGGCATACCAACACCGTGACATCCGTAGCCTTTAGTCCTGATAGTAAAACCCTTGTCAGTGGTAGTGAAGACAACACCATTAAGATTTGGCGCTTGTCTCAGTAA
- a CDS encoding serine/threonine-protein kinase translates to MNRFSQKITNSQESISQQTQLGQMCASKKLFRDRYEILQVLGKGGFGITFLAKNAVLPGNPLCVIKQLCPKVTSPQSWQKACARFEKEARTLGQLGSHSQIPMLLDYFQANGEFFLIQEYVPGLTLAQEVRRGGPKSEASVKQFLQELLPVLQYLHKHHVIHRDIKPQNLLRCEYDKRVVLIDFGAVKEQLVDACENSTNQALNTNFIGTRGFAPPEQFSLRPVYASDIYALGVTCIYMLTGKSPLEFDYHPNTGEICWQKEVNITDSFAKTLGKMVKITLDDRFKTVDEVIKALSYESYLPTLANCLTTQKLNNKSITQYENSNETPDVYMPPVARTANAIRKWRARLK, encoded by the coding sequence ATGAATCGCTTTTCTCAGAAAATAACGAATTCTCAAGAGAGCATTTCACAGCAAACTCAACTTGGTCAGATGTGTGCTTCCAAGAAGCTATTCCGCGATCGCTATGAAATATTGCAAGTTCTAGGTAAAGGTGGTTTTGGCATCACTTTTTTAGCCAAAAATGCCGTATTACCTGGAAATCCTCTGTGTGTCATTAAACAGCTTTGCCCGAAAGTGACTAGTCCCCAAAGTTGGCAAAAGGCATGTGCGCGTTTTGAAAAAGAAGCAAGAACTTTAGGTCAACTCGGTAGTCATTCGCAAATTCCCATGCTGCTAGACTACTTTCAGGCGAATGGGGAGTTTTTTTTAATTCAAGAATACGTACCGGGTTTGACTTTAGCCCAAGAAGTGCGGCGAGGCGGGCCCAAAAGTGAAGCCTCGGTGAAACAGTTTTTACAAGAATTATTACCAGTCTTACAGTATCTTCATAAACATCATGTGATTCATCGGGATATTAAGCCCCAGAATTTATTGCGGTGTGAGTATGACAAGCGGGTAGTGCTGATTGATTTTGGCGCAGTGAAAGAGCAATTAGTTGATGCTTGTGAAAACTCTACCAATCAAGCTTTAAATACTAACTTTATTGGCACTAGGGGATTTGCACCGCCAGAACAGTTTTCTCTTCGTCCAGTTTATGCCAGTGATATTTATGCACTAGGTGTAACTTGTATTTATATGTTGACTGGTAAAAGTCCTTTAGAATTTGATTACCACCCAAATACTGGTGAGATATGCTGGCAAAAAGAAGTAAATATTACTGATAGTTTCGCCAAAACTTTAGGCAAAATGGTAAAGATTACATTAGACGACCGGTTTAAGACTGTTGATGAAGTAATAAAAGCTTTAAGTTATGAAAGCTATTTGCCTACTTTAGCTAACTGTCTAACTACCCAAAAATTAAATAATAAAAGTATTACACAATACGAAAACTCTAACGAAACTCCTGATGTATACATGCCACCAGTTGCCAGAACTGCTAATGCTATTCGGAAATGGAGAGCTAGGCTTAAGTAA
- a CDS encoding glycoside hydrolase, which yields MSHPLYIAFIWHQHQPLYKSPGSALSPSQQYRLPWVRLHGTKDYLDLVLLLERYPKLHQTVNLVPSLILQLEDYIAGTAFDPYLTACLTPDEQLSQEQREFIIQHFFDANHHTLIDPHPRYSQLYQQRQEKGQAWCLANWELPDYGDLLAWHNLAWIDPLFWDDPEIATWLKQGRNFSLSDRQRIYSKQREILSRIIPQHRKMQEAGQLEVTTTPYTHPILPLLADTNSGRVAVPNMTLPKQRFQWEEDIPRHLRKAWNFYKDRFGQIPRGLWPSEQSVSPAILPHIINQGFKWICSDEAVLGWTLKHFFYRDGAGNVQQPELLYRPYRLQTAEGDLSIVFRDHRLSDLIGFTYSAMPAKKAAADLVGHLQAIAKMQRESQSEQPWLVTIALDGENCWEFYPEDGKPFLEALYQSLSDEPHLKLVTVSEFLEEFPATATIPGGQLHSGSWVDGSFTTWIGDRAKNRAWDYLTEAREMLASHPEATEENNPEAWEALYAAEGSDWFWWFGAGHSSNQDAIFDQLFREHLFGIYKALNEPVPPYLKQPVEIHEAQGSHTPQGFIHPVIDGKGDEQDWDKAGRIEIGGARGTMHNSSVIQRLWYGVDHLNFYLRLDFKGGVAPGGDFPTELNLLWFYPEKTMVNSPVPLADVPDAAPLNYLFHHLLEVNLLTQSIQFREAGDNYQWHPRFSRAQVALNSCLELAVPWADLQVPPDYPLRLILVLADEGRFCNYLPENALIPIEVP from the coding sequence ATGTCCCATCCTCTATACATCGCTTTTATCTGGCATCAACATCAGCCTCTGTACAAATCTCCTGGTAGTGCGCTATCTCCCAGTCAGCAGTACCGCCTACCTTGGGTACGTTTACATGGGACTAAAGATTATTTGGATTTGGTATTGCTCTTAGAGCGGTATCCTAAGTTACACCAAACGGTGAATTTAGTTCCATCGCTGATATTACAACTAGAAGATTATATTGCTGGGACTGCTTTTGACCCTTACCTCACAGCCTGCTTGACACCGGATGAACAACTCAGCCAGGAACAGAGGGAATTCATTATCCAACACTTTTTTGATGCCAATCACCATACGTTAATTGACCCACATCCCCGCTACAGCCAGTTGTATCAGCAAAGGCAGGAGAAGGGGCAAGCCTGGTGTTTAGCAAATTGGGAATTGCCAGATTATGGTGATTTGCTAGCTTGGCACAATTTAGCTTGGATCGATCCGTTGTTTTGGGATGACCCAGAAATTGCTACTTGGTTAAAACAGGGTCGGAATTTTAGTTTAAGCGATCGCCAGCGCATTTATTCCAAACAGCGAGAAATCCTCAGTCGCATTATCCCCCAACACCGCAAAATGCAGGAGGCTGGGCAACTAGAAGTTACCACTACGCCTTACACCCACCCGATTTTACCCTTACTAGCTGATACTAACTCCGGTCGGGTAGCTGTGCCCAATATGACGCTACCTAAGCAGCGCTTTCAGTGGGAAGAAGATATTCCCCGTCACTTGCGGAAAGCTTGGAACTTTTATAAAGACCGCTTTGGACAAATACCTCGTGGTTTGTGGCCTTCGGAACAGTCAGTAAGCCCGGCGATACTTCCACACATTATTAACCAAGGGTTTAAGTGGATATGCTCAGATGAAGCCGTCTTAGGGTGGACGCTGAAACACTTTTTTTATCGGGATGGGGCGGGGAATGTGCAGCAACCAGAACTGTTGTACCGACCCTATCGGCTGCAAACCGCAGAGGGCGATTTGTCAATTGTGTTTCGTGACCATAGATTATCAGATTTGATTGGCTTTACCTACAGTGCGATGCCAGCAAAAAAGGCAGCAGCAGACTTAGTGGGACATTTACAAGCGATCGCTAAAATGCAAAGAGAGAGTCAAAGTGAGCAACCTTGGCTAGTTACCATTGCCTTGGATGGGGAGAATTGCTGGGAATTTTATCCCGAAGATGGCAAACCCTTCTTAGAAGCTTTGTATCAAAGTTTGAGCGATGAACCCCACCTCAAACTCGTCACCGTCTCCGAATTTCTCGAAGAATTTCCAGCCACAGCCACCATTCCTGGTGGGCAACTACATAGTGGTTCTTGGGTGGATGGCAGCTTCACCACCTGGATCGGCGATCGCGCCAAAAATCGGGCTTGGGATTATTTGACAGAAGCAAGGGAAATGCTTGCAAGTCATCCCGAAGCAACGGAAGAAAACAACCCAGAAGCATGGGAAGCGCTGTATGCAGCAGAGGGTTCAGACTGGTTTTGGTGGTTTGGCGCAGGACACTCCTCAAATCAAGATGCCATCTTTGACCAGTTATTTCGAGAACACCTGTTTGGCATTTACAAAGCATTAAATGAACCTGTACCGCCTTATCTCAAGCAACCAGTGGAAATCCACGAAGCACAAGGAAGCCATACCCCACAAGGGTTTATCCATCCCGTCATCGATGGTAAGGGTGATGAGCAAGATTGGGACAAAGCTGGACGCATAGAAATCGGCGGGGCGCGGGGGACGATGCACAATAGCAGTGTCATCCAGCGACTTTGGTATGGGGTAGATCACCTCAATTTCTATTTGCGGCTGGACTTTAAAGGTGGCGTTGCACCAGGTGGGGATTTTCCTACAGAGTTGAATTTGCTGTGGTTTTACCCAGAAAAAACAATGGTTAATAGCCCAGTTCCCTTGGCAGATGTACCAGATGCAGCCCCGCTTAATTACCTTTTCCACCATCTTCTAGAAGTTAACTTGCTGACGCAATCGATTCAGTTTCGGGAAGCTGGAGACAATTATCAATGGCATCCCCGTTTCAGTCGCGCTCAAGTAGCTTTAAATAGTTGTTTAGAGTTGGCAGTACCGTGGGCAGATTTGCAAGTTCCGCCAGATTATCCCCTGCGTCTGATTTTAGTGCTTGCAGATGAAGGGCGTTTTTGCAACTACTTGCCAGAAAATGCTTTGATTCCTATTGAAGTGCCTTAA
- a CDS encoding NifU family protein, which yields MELTIDNVETVLDEMRPYLMSDGGNVELVELDGPVVKLRLQGACGSCPSSAMTLRMGIERRLKEMIPEIAEIEQVV from the coding sequence ATGGAACTCACAATTGACAACGTTGAAACAGTCTTAGATGAAATGCGCCCTTATCTCATGTCTGATGGCGGCAATGTGGAACTCGTAGAACTCGATGGGCCTGTCGTAAAGCTGCGCCTGCAAGGTGCTTGTGGTTCTTGTCCTAGTTCTGCAATGACCCTGAGAATGGGTATTGAGCGCCGCCTAAAAGAAATGATTCCTGAAATTGCGGAAATTGAACAAGTGGTGTAA
- the lepA gene encoding translation elongation factor 4, translating into MTDVPAVRIRNFCIIAHIDHGKSTLADRLLQATGTVEDRKMKEQFLDNMDLERERGITIKLQAARMNYTAKDGQQYVLNLIDTPGHVDFSYEVSRSLVACEGALLVVDASQGVEAQTLANVYLALENNLEIIPVLNKIDLPGAEPERVIGEIEEIIGLDCSGAILASAKEGLGIDEILEAVVERIPPPPNTINERLRALIFDSYYDSYRGVIVYFRVMDGTVRKGDRIHLMASGKEFEIDELGVLSPTQKQVEELHAGEVGYLGAAIRAVADARVGDTITLSKAKAESPLPGYAEANPMVYCGMFPIDADQFEDLREALEKLELNDAALHYEPETSSAMGFGFRCGFLGLLHMEIVQERLEREYNLDLIITAPSVVYKVITLKGEELYIDNPSRLPSPNDRQRIEEPYVQVEMITPETYVGSLMELSQNRRGIFKDMKYLAQGRTTLTYELPLAEVVTDFFDQMKSRSRGYASMEYHLIGYRENPLVKLDIMINGDPVDSLAMIVHRDKAYNVGRAMAEKLKELIPRHQFKVPIQASIGSKVIASEHIPALRKDVLAKCYGGDISRKKKLLQKQAKGKKRMKSVGTVDVPQEAFMAVLRLDQS; encoded by the coding sequence ATGACTGACGTTCCCGCAGTTCGCATTCGCAATTTTTGTATTATTGCTCACATCGACCACGGGAAATCAACCCTCGCCGATCGCTTGCTACAAGCAACTGGCACTGTTGAAGACCGAAAGATGAAGGAACAGTTTCTCGACAACATGGATCTGGAACGGGAGCGCGGCATTACGATTAAGCTGCAAGCTGCCCGGATGAACTACACAGCTAAGGATGGTCAGCAGTATGTGCTGAACTTAATTGATACTCCTGGACATGTAGATTTCTCTTATGAAGTCTCCCGCTCTCTTGTTGCTTGTGAAGGAGCGCTATTGGTAGTAGATGCTTCCCAAGGTGTGGAGGCGCAAACTTTGGCAAATGTCTATTTAGCCTTAGAGAATAACCTGGAAATTATTCCGGTTTTGAATAAAATTGATTTGCCTGGGGCAGAACCAGAACGGGTAATTGGCGAAATTGAAGAAATTATCGGTCTAGATTGCAGTGGTGCGATTCTGGCTTCTGCTAAAGAAGGACTTGGTATTGATGAGATTTTAGAAGCAGTTGTCGAGCGGATCCCGCCACCGCCCAATACCATAAATGAACGCTTGCGAGCGTTAATATTTGATAGCTATTACGACAGTTACCGAGGAGTAATTGTGTATTTCCGGGTGATGGATGGCACTGTCAGAAAAGGCGATCGCATTCATTTAATGGCATCTGGTAAAGAATTTGAAATTGATGAGTTAGGTGTGCTTTCTCCCACTCAAAAGCAAGTAGAAGAACTCCACGCTGGCGAAGTAGGCTATTTGGGAGCGGCAATTAGAGCAGTAGCTGATGCACGGGTGGGTGACACAATTACCCTTAGTAAGGCAAAAGCTGAATCACCCTTACCAGGTTACGCAGAAGCGAACCCAATGGTTTATTGTGGGATGTTTCCCATTGATGCTGACCAATTTGAAGACTTGCGGGAAGCATTAGAAAAGCTGGAACTTAACGACGCAGCCCTGCATTACGAACCAGAAACTTCGAGCGCAATGGGGTTTGGCTTCCGTTGCGGGTTTTTGGGTTTGCTGCACATGGAAATCGTCCAGGAACGCCTAGAGCGGGAGTATAATCTCGATTTAATCATTACAGCCCCATCGGTGGTTTATAAGGTGATTACTCTCAAAGGAGAGGAACTGTACATCGATAATCCTAGCCGTTTGCCTTCTCCCAACGATCGCCAAAGAATTGAAGAACCATACGTCCAAGTAGAGATGATTACGCCGGAAACTTATGTCGGCAGCTTGATGGAGTTGTCACAAAATCGCCGGGGCATCTTTAAAGATATGAAATATCTTGCCCAAGGACGAACCACCCTTACTTATGAGCTACCCTTGGCGGAAGTTGTAACTGATTTTTTCGATCAGATGAAGTCTCGATCGCGCGGTTATGCTAGTATGGAATATCACCTCATAGGCTACCGTGAGAACCCTCTGGTGAAGCTGGATATCATGATTAACGGCGATCCTGTGGATTCCTTGGCGATGATTGTGCATCGAGACAAAGCTTACAACGTTGGGCGGGCAATGGCAGAAAAACTCAAAGAATTAATTCCCCGCCATCAATTCAAAGTCCCAATTCAGGCATCTATTGGTAGTAAAGTTATTGCCAGCGAACACATCCCCGCCTTGCGGAAAGATGTGCTAGCCAAATGCTACGGTGGTGACATCAGCCGAAAGAAGAAACTCTTACAGAAGCAAGCAAAAGGTAAAAAGCGGATGAAATCTGTAGGTACTGTAGATGTACCCCAGGAAGCTTTTATGGCAGTACTGCGCTTGGATCAAAGCTAA